The Streptomyces sp. NBC_00335 DNA window AAGCGCGCCTACGGGGCGCTGGGCGAGGTGATCGAGGAGACCCGCACGATCACCGCGGTCCGCGACGCCCCGCGCACCTACACCACCGCCTGGCGCTACGACGCCTTCAACCGTGTGCTGCAGATGACCTATCCCGACGGCGAGGTCCTGACCTACGACTACGACTCGGGCGGCCAGGTCGGCCGGGCCACCGGATCCAAGAACGGCACCGGCTACACGTACCTGGACCGGGTCGACTACGACAAATTCGGGCAGAAGATCCTCCAGCAGACCGGCAACGGGGTCCGCACCACCTACACCTACGACGCCGAAGACCGCAGACTCGGAGCACTGAAGTCCGTGGCGCCGGGCGGAACGGCGTTCCAGAACCTGGGCTACACGTACGACAAGATCGGCAACATCACCTCGCTGGCGAACAACGCGCCGCAGGGCGGGGACATCGGCGGTCCGAGCAGCCAGACCTACGGATACGACGACCAGTACCGGCTCACGTCCGCGTCGGGCCGGTACACGGACAAGAACAACGCGGTCAACACGTACACGCTGAGCCTGGGTTACGACTCGATCCACAACACCACGAGCAAGTCGCAGACCCACGAGGTCACCGGCGGCACCCCGGCCTTCCCAGTCGGAGGCGGCGGAGCCGGGCCGATCGAACCGGTCGAGGACCCGTCCAACCCGACCCACGTCCAGGACCGGACGACCTACGCCTACACGTACGCCTACGGCGGCGCCACACCGCATGCCCCGACGAAGGTCGGTCCGATCAGCCATGCCTACGACGCCAACGGCAATCTGACGAGCACGGTCAACACAGCTGCCGCGGACAAGCGCCGTCAGTACGTGTGGGACGAGGAGAACCGCCTCGTCTGCAACCAGGACACAGCGACCGGCACCCTCACACAGGACCCGAGCGGCTGCGCCGGCGCCACCGTCTCCTACGTCTACGACGACAAGGGCGACCGCCTCGTCAAGCGGAGCGAGGACGGGCTCTCGCTGTACCCGAACCGGTACTACAGCGAACGCGACACCACCGGCTACAAGCACGTCTTCGTCGGCGACAGCCGCGTGACGACCAAGGCCGTCGAGACCACCGGTGCCGAGGACGCCCAGCAGTTCTTCCACGCCGACCACATCGGCTCCTCCGGCTACGTCACCGACAAGCTGGGCAAGGTCACCGAGCACCTGGAGTACTTCCCGTACGGGGAAACCTGGGTGGAGGAACGGACCGGACAGGCGGACACGCCCTACCAGTTCACCGGCAAGGAACTCGACGTGGAGACCGGGCTCTACTACTACGGAGCCCGCTACTACAACCCTCGGACCCAGCTCTGGGCGAGCACCGACCCGGCGCTGCCCGACTACCTCGACGGGGGCATGGCGGGCGGCATCGCCGAGCCGCGCAACCTCGCCGCCTACACCTACACCCACAACAACCCGGTCAAGCTCACCGACCCGACCGGCAAGTGGCCGAAGATGCCGTCGTGGAAGACGATCGGCCACACCACCCTCGACGTCGTCGGCATGGTCCCGGTCGTCGGCGAGGTCGCCGACCTGGGCAATGCGGGCTGGTACGCCGCGGAAGGCGACTACGTCAACGCCGGCCTCTCCGCCGCCTCGGCCATCCCGGGCGCGGGCTACGCGGCGAACGCCGCCAAGTACGGCAACAAGGCACTCGACGCCGCACAGGCCGCCAAGACCGCCAACAACGCCGGCGATGCGGCAGCGACGGCGAAAGCGGCCGACACCGCACCCGTACCGAAGGCGGCAGACAGCCCTCCCGCACCAAAACCGGCCGACAGCGGATCCGCCCCCAAGGCCGCCGAGAACGGGGCAGGGAGCTGCAGCACCGGCAACAGCTTCACCCCGGACACCATGGTCGTGATGGCCGACGGCAACGACAAGGCCATAGGCCAGGTGCGCGTCGGCGACAAGGTCACCGCCACCGACCCGGTGACCGGCGAAGCCGGCCCGCGCACGGTCACCGCGCTCATCACCGGTGAGGGCGACAAGAACCTGGTCGAGATCACCGTCACCGAACCCGGCGGACATCCGGGCAAGGTCGTGGCGACGGACAATCACCCGTTCTGGGCGCCCGAACCGGGCAAGTGGGTCTACGCCAAGGAAATCGTCCCCGGAATGCTGCTGCAGACCGGCAACGGCTCCTACACCCAGGTGAGCGCCGTGCGCGCGTGGATCCAGCACAAGCGGGTCCACAACCTCACGGTCGATGACCTGCACACGTACTATGTGCTCGCGGGAACCACGCCGGTCCTGGTACACAATTGCGACTTCATTGTGGGCTCGAATGGAACCGTCGTACCTACCAGCGCATCGAGATTGGAATCCGGTTTGCAGTCCGCCGTAAATTCCGGAGAGCCTGGATTCAGCACGTTCCCGACTCGTTCGGCAGGTGTCGGGTATGAACTGCCGGATGGTAGCAAGGTGCGAATTATGCAGCCCTCCGCCAATGGAAATGCAGGATCTCGCGCGTCATTCACGAACAGTGCGGATGCGCCTGTGAGTCCATTCACTGGGAAGCCTGTCCAGCCGCCCCGCGGCGCCAATTCAAAGCAGTACGTCCGCGAGCGTACGCACGTCGAATTGGGGCCGTGATGGAGGCAGTATTGGAAGAGATCAGACGGTTTCTTCCGTTCAGTGTCACCGCAGTTGAAGCGGATGCCGACGGCATTTGCCTTCAAGGGGATCGTTGGCGACTGCGCATCAATTCCAGCTGGCGTGTATCCGAAGGCGGTCAGATCACTATTTCACCCAGTCTGACGAGAGAGGGCTCGCAGTCCTACGGCCTGGAAGATCTTGTGGGCGATGAAGTGGTCGACGTCGGTATCCAAGGCGTTCAATTCAGGCAGGACTTGTACGTGGTAACCCGCGAAGGGCGAATCCTGGAAATCTTCAGTGATTTTCCTTATGGTGAATGGCTGTTGTCGATTTCAGATGTGGGCGATGAGCGGAGAATCCCGATCTTCGATCTCGAAGGCCCGGCCTCCGACGTAACCTAACGGCGGCTCGAGTGCCGATCCCGGATCGGGGGAGGCGGTCTCTGCGCAACGTGGATGCCGGCGCGGCAATGCCGCAGGCGTATCCCCGGATGTTCCGGCCGGGTATCCGCGTACGGCCCGGGTCATTGACCCCGGCCTGACGCGCAGACGAGGATCCCGGCATGACCCCGGTGCGGAAGAACACGGTCGACGGACTGCTCCACGACAGCGCGCGACGCGTCCCGGACCGGGTCGCGGTCCGCTACCGCGCGCGGACCTGGACCTACGCGGAACTCGACGCGGCCGTCTCCACGGGCGCGGCCGTGCTGCGCGGGAGCTACGGGCTGGCCGAGGGGGACCGGGTCGCGACCTTCGGGCACAACTCCGACGCCTACCTCCTCGCCTTCCTCGCCTGCGCCCGCGCCGGGCTCACGCACGTGCCGGTCAACCAGAACCTGACCGGGGAGGACCTCTCGTACATCCTGGAGAACTCCGGGAGCTCCCTCGTCCTCGCGGACCCGGAACTGGCCGGGCGGGTCCCCGAGGGGTTCGCCGTACGCCCGCTGCGCGACGCGCGCGGCTCCTTCCTGTCCGACCTGGCCGAACCGGCCGGGCCCGCCGGGCCCGAGGCCTTCGCCCGCTCCGGGGACCCGTCCCGGCTGGCGCAGCTGCTGTACACCTCCGGGACCACCGCCCTGCCGAAGGGGGCGATGATGACGCACGAGGCGCTCTGCCACGAGTACGAGAGCGCGATCGCGGCCCTGGACCTGGCGGAGGGCGATCTGCCGGTGCACTCCCTGCCGCTGTACCACTCGGCGCAGATGCACGTGTTCCTGCTGCCGTACCTGGCGGTGGGCGCGCGGAACACGATCGTGGACGCGCCGGTCGCGGAGGAGATCTTCGACCTGGTAGAGACGGGGGAGGCGGACAGCCTGTTCGCACCGCCGACGGTGTGGATCGGGCTGGCCAACCACCCCGATTTCGCGGACTTCGCCGTCCGCGACCTGTCCGCCCTGCGCAAGGCGTACTACGGGGCCTCGATCATGCCGGTGCCGGTCCTGGAACGGCTGCGCGCACGGCTTCCCGGCCTCGGCTTCTACAACTGCTTTGGGCAGAGCGAGATCGGCCCGCTGGCCACGGTGCTGCGGCCGGAGGAGCACGAGGGGCGGATGGACTCGTGCGGGCGGCCGGTCCACCACGTTCAGGCGCGGGTGGTCGACGAGGACGGGGCCGAGGTCCCCGACGGCACGGCAGGCGAGGTGGTCTACCGCTCCCCGCAGCTCTGCCTGGGCTACTGGAACGACGCCGAGGCGACGAAGAAGGCCTTCCGGGACGGCTGGTTCCGCTCCGGCGACCTGGCGGTCCGGGACCCGGAGGGGTACTTCACGGTCGTGGACCGGGTAAAGGACGTCATCAACTCGGGCGGGGTACTGGTCGCCTCACGGCAGGTCGAGGACGTGCTGTACACCCACCCGGGCGTGGCCGAGGCGGCGGTGATCGGCCTGCCGGACGAACGGTGGATCGAGGCCGTCACGGCGGTGGTGGTCCCGCGCGACGGGGTGACGGAGGCGGAACTCCTGGACTACGCCCGCGAGAAGCTGGCCCACTTCAAGGCCCCGAAGCGGATCCTCTTCGTGGACGCCCTGCCCCGCAACGCGAGCGGCAAGATCCTCAAGCGCACCCTGCGCGACCGCTTCTCGACCCCGTCCTGACCCTCCGGCTCCGACTCGCCCGTGGCCTGACGCGCCCTGCCGACCAGGCCACAGCACGAGCGGACCTGACCGACAAGATCCGAAAGAGAGGGCCTAGTCTCGGCCGTCATGAACCGAAGACGACAGAAGAAGCTCGCGCGGCAGCTCGTCGACGCCGCGATGTTCGGACGCACCGCCCGGGTCCGCGCCCTCCTGCGCGCGGGCGCGCACCCGGAGACGGCCGACCCGGAGGGCACCACCCCGCTGTACGCGGCATCCGTCCAGGGAGCTCTCGACACGGTCCGCTCCCTCCTGGAGGCCGGCGCCTCCCCGAACACCGAGAGCGGACGCGGTACGGAGGGCACGCCGCTGTGCGCGGCCGCCTGCTGGGGTTACGCCGACACGGTGCGCGAACTCCTCGCCCACGGCGCGGACCCGAACCTACGGGAGGACCGGGGCGCGGGCCGTACGCCCCTCGACTGGGCGCTGGCGGGACCGCACCCGGAGACGGCCGACGCACTCCGAGCGGCGGGAGCCCGCCCCTAATCAGGCTCTAGAACTCCGGATCCTCCCGGAGGGCGACGGCTTGGAGGCGGCGCAGGACGAGGTGTTCGTGGAAGAGCCGGCCGACCAGAGCGCCGCCGTAGACCACGAACCCGACGCCGACCAGCCAGGACTGGACGACCAGGAGGGTGCCGAAGGGGCCGTACGTGACGGCGTTGGAGGCGATCAGCGGGGAGAACACCAGCTGCGAGAAGACCCGCAGGCCGAGGAGGCCCAGGCTGGTGCAGGCGGCTCCCGGCAGCAGGGCGCGCCAGCGGACCCGCCCGCCGAGGAGGATCCACTGGGAGGTCCAGAAGAACAGGCAGGTGCCGATGACATCGCCCGTGGTGCCGAGGATCGTGCCGGGCACGTCGTCCGACGGGGCGGGGATGAGGACGAGCAGCCCGAGGTAGCAGACCAGCAGGGCGAGCCAGACGACGTGTCGCCACATGGTGTGCCAGCGGGCTGTCGGAAGGTCCCAGACCTTCTCGTACCCGGTCTGCACGGCGGAGCCGAAGGTCAGGCCGAAGACGGCGAGCGCGGCCAGACCGAAGGCGGTCGTCCGCTCCAGAGCGAGGTCCGCGGCGCCGAACAGCATCTCCACCCGCTCCCGGGAGAACTCCGTCACCCCGAGGGCCTGACCGAGCCAGCGGCCGAAGCCCGAGCCGCTGCCCGGCGCGGCGGCCGCGACGACGACGAGCAGCGGCACCAGGGTGAGGAAGCCGAGGGCGGCGAAGCCCATGGCCCGGTGCATCAGCTCCATCTCCCGCCCACGGCTCCATGCCAGCCCGGCATGGGAGGCCTGGAGCCGGTCGTGGAGCCGCCGGAAGGTCGAGGTCACGCCTCTGTCCCTACCCGGCTGGGCCCGCAGCTTCCCGGGAGGCCCCCCGAGTGGGCCCGAAGGGGTGGATCCGACGGCGGTCCGGCCCTCCGGCGGGGGCGCCCGCCCGTCCCGTGTGCGGCGCGGACCAAGCCTCGGACTCCGGCTCAGCCCTCGGGCTCCGATTCAGCCGCGGACCCAGCCTCGGCCTCGGACCCCGGCTCCGGCTCGGCCTCTGACTCCGGCTCCGGCTCCGGCTCAGCCTCTGACTCCGGCTTGGGCTCAGGCTCCGCCCTCCCGGAGGTCCACCAGTCGCTTGATCTTGCCGACCGACCGCTCCAGGGTCTCCGGATCCACCACCTCCACCGCGACCGAGACTCCGACGCCCTCCTTGACGGCCCGCACCACCGAGGCCGCCGCGGCCTCCCGCTGGGCGGCGTCGCTCTCTCGGCGTGCCTCCACCCGTACTGTCAGGGCGTCCAGCCGGCCCTGCCTGGTCAGCCGGAGCTGGAAGTGCGGGGCCAGGGCCGGGGTCCGCAGGAGCACCTCCTCGATCTGGGTGGGGTAGAGGTTCACCCCGCGCAGGATGATCATGTCGTCGCTGCGGCCGGTGATCTTCTCCATACGGCGGAAGGCCGGCCGGACCGTGCCGGGGAGCAGCCGGGTCAGGTCCCGGGTGCGGTAGCGGACGATGGGCATCGCCTCCTTGGTCAGCGAGGTGAAGACCAGCTCCCCGGGCTCGCCCTCCGGCAGCACGGCGCCCGTCAGCGGGTCGACCACCTCCGGGTAGAAGTGGTCCTCCCATATGTGGAGACCGTCTTTTGTCTCGGCGAACTCCTGTGCGACACCAGGGCCCATCACCTCCGAGAGCCCGTATATGTCCACCGCGTCGATGTTCAGGCGTTCCTCGATCTCGCGGCGCATCTCCTCCGTCCAGGGCTCGGCACCGAAGATCCCCGTACGGAGGGAGGTGGCGCGGGGATCGATGCCCTGGCGCTCCATCTCGTCCAGCAGGGTCAGCATGTAGGAGGGGGTCACCATGATGACCTCCGGCCGGAAGTCCTCGATCAGCCGGACCTGGCGGTCCGTCATCCCGCCCGAGGCGGGCACGACCGTACAGCCCAGGCGCTCCGCGCCGTAGTGCGCGCCCAGGCCTCCGGTGAACAGGCCGTACCCGTAGGCGATGTGGACGATCTGGCCGGGCCTGCCGCCCGCCGCGCGGATCGAGCGGGCGACGACGTCCGCCCAGGTGGACAGGTCCCCGTCCGTGTATCCGACGACGGTCGGGCGGCCCGTCGTCCCGCTGGACGCGTGGATGCGGCGGACCTCGGAGCGCGGTACGGCGAACATGCCGAAGGGGTACTGGTCGCGCAGATCGGACTTGGTGGTGAAGGGGAACAAGGAGAGGTCGGAGAGGGAGCGGCAGTCGTCGGGATGCAGACCGGCCTTGTCGAAGGCCTGCCGGTAGAAGGGAACCCGGTCGTAGGCCCGGCGCAAGGTCGCCCGCAGGCGGGTCAGCTGGAGCGCCGCCAGCTCGTCCCGGCCCATCCGCTCGCCCTCGTCCGCGCCGCCGTCGTGGCCCTGTGCGTACGTACCCATGCAGCCCACCCCTTGTCCGAGTCAACCGACCGATCATTCGGTAGATTGCCGGACTGTCGCGGCCAAATCAATTACTCGAACGAGTGATCGTCTGCTGAGATTGCGTCCATGTCGACCTCCACTCCTCCCACCTGCAGCTTCACCTTCACCGCCCATGACGGAACCGAACTCGCGTACCACGTCCAGGGTGAAGGCGAGCCGCTCCTGTGCCTCCCCGGCGGCGCCATGCGGGCCTCCGCCTACCTGGGTGACCTCGGTGGACTGGCCGCGGGCCGCCGGCTGATCCTGCTCGACCTGCGAGGCACCGGGGACTCCGCGCTCCCGGCCGATCCGGCGACGTACCGGGTCGACCACCAGGTCGCCGACGTCGATGCGCTGCGCGGTCACCTCGGCCTGGAGAGCGCCGACCTGCTCGCCCACTCCGCAGCGGGCAACCTGGCCCTGCTCTACGCGGCCGCGCACCCGCGACGGGTACGCCGACTGGCCCTGATCACGCCGACCTCCTGGGCCGTGGACCTCGCGGACTCCCCGGAAACCCGCCTCGCGGACGTCCGCGGGCGGGCCGGGAGAGAGCCCTACGACAAGGCCATCGCGGCCTACGAGCGGACGCTGGCCGCCTTGGCCGCCGGAGGGGTTCCCGAAGAGGCCGACCGGGTGGCGGTGATGCCGCTCGCCTACGGGCGCTGGGACGAGACGGCGCGTGCCCACGCGGCACTGAGCCCGGTCCAGGTGAACGCCGAGGCCTCCGCCGCCTTCGCCGGCCCGGGCGCCTTCGACCCGCCCGCCACCCGGGCCGCGCTGGGCCGCTTCACCGGAGAGGCGCTGGTCCTCGCCGGGGAGCTGGACTTCAACCCCTCCCCGGCCCTCGCGGCCCGGCTCGCGCAGCTCTTCGAGCGGGGCGTCGTCGACGTGCAGCAGGGCGGTGGGCACTTCCCGTGGCTGGACGACGCGCCGTGGTTCGCGGCCCGGATCGAGCAGTTCTTGAGCACCGGGGCCTGAGCGGCGACGGGAGGGCCGCGTGCCTGCGGCCGAGGTGCGCGTGCGGACACGCCCGCGGGCCGGGACCCATCAGGGTCCCGGCCCGCGGGCGTGCGCAGCGCAGGGTCAGTTCGCGGTGCCCGTGCCCGTGCCCGCGTCGGTGCCCGTGCCCGCGTCGGCGTCCGTGCCCGCGTCGGCGTCCGTGGCCACCGACTTCGCCCACCGGTAGTCCGCCTTGCCGCTCGGGGAGCGCTGGATGGCGGGCGCGATGACGAGCTGGCGCGGGATCTTGTAGCCGGCCAGCTTGGTGCGGCAGTGGGCCTGGATCTCGTCCAGCGTCGGCTCGGCCGACCCCGCCCGGATCTCGACCACCGCGGCGACGTGGCTGCCCCATTTCGGGTCCGGGACCCCGGCGACCAGGGCGTCGTAGACGTCCGGGTGGGACTTCAGCGCCTGCTCGACCTCCTCCGGGTACACCTTCTCGCCGCCCGTGTTGATGCACTGGGAGCCGCGGCCGAGGACGGTGACGATGCCCTGCTCGTCCACGGTCGCCATGTCGCCGAGCAGCACCCACCGCTCGGATCCCTTCTGGAAGAAGGTTTCGGCGGTCTTGACGGGGTCGTTGTAGTAGCCCAGCGGTACGTACCCGCGCTGCGCGAGCCGTCCCGGTTCGCCGACCGGAACCGGTTCGTGGGTGACCGGGTCGACCACCTGCGTCCGCTCGTTGACCTCCAGCCGGAACCCCTTCTCCGGGCTGGAGTCGTTCGTCGCGCGGCCGTTCGAGCCGGACTCGGACGAGCCGAAGTTGTTCAGGAGCATCACGTTCGGCACGAGCGCCTGGAACTCGGCGCGCACCGTCTCCGACATGATCGCGCCGGAGGAGGAGACGCTGAAGAGGGAGGACAGGTCGGTGCCCTTCAGGGGCCCGTTGAGGGCGTCGATGAGCGGCCGCAGCATGGCGTCGCCCACCAGCGAGACGCTGGAGACCTTCTCCTTCTCGATCGTGCGCAGCACCTCCTCGGGCGCGTACTTGCGGTGGATGACCACCCG harbors:
- a CDS encoding fatty acyl-CoA synthetase; this translates as MTPVRKNTVDGLLHDSARRVPDRVAVRYRARTWTYAELDAAVSTGAAVLRGSYGLAEGDRVATFGHNSDAYLLAFLACARAGLTHVPVNQNLTGEDLSYILENSGSSLVLADPELAGRVPEGFAVRPLRDARGSFLSDLAEPAGPAGPEAFARSGDPSRLAQLLYTSGTTALPKGAMMTHEALCHEYESAIAALDLAEGDLPVHSLPLYHSAQMHVFLLPYLAVGARNTIVDAPVAEEIFDLVETGEADSLFAPPTVWIGLANHPDFADFAVRDLSALRKAYYGASIMPVPVLERLRARLPGLGFYNCFGQSEIGPLATVLRPEEHEGRMDSCGRPVHHVQARVVDEDGAEVPDGTAGEVVYRSPQLCLGYWNDAEATKKAFRDGWFRSGDLAVRDPEGYFTVVDRVKDVINSGGVLVASRQVEDVLYTHPGVAEAAVIGLPDERWIEAVTAVVVPRDGVTEAELLDYAREKLAHFKAPKRILFVDALPRNASGKILKRTLRDRFSTPS
- a CDS encoding acyl-CoA synthetase encodes the protein MEYNIADLFESVVDVVPDREALVYVDHPGTGAERRLTYAELDAAANRIAHHLLDSGLKAGEHLGLHLYNGIEYLQTVLACLKARLVPVNVNYRYVEEELVYLYNDADLAALVFEGEFTERVAAALPQTTKLRHLVRVGPTPEGAPEPAIAPVAYADAEAAGSPDRGFPPRSPDDLFIIYTGGTTGMPKGVMWRAEDLFFAGLFGGEPTGEPVKRPEELAERVASKGAGLTFFPAPPLMHGTSTLTSFIAFNYGQRVVIHRKYAPEEVLRTIEKEKVSSVSLVGDAMLRPLIDALNGPLKGTDLSSLFSVSSSGAIMSETVRAEFQALVPNVMLLNNFGSSESGSNGRATNDSSPEKGFRLEVNERTQVVDPVTHEPVPVGEPGRLAQRGYVPLGYYNDPVKTAETFFQKGSERWVLLGDMATVDEQGIVTVLGRGSQCINTGGEKVYPEEVEQALKSHPDVYDALVAGVPDPKWGSHVAAVVEIRAGSAEPTLDEIQAHCRTKLAGYKIPRQLVIAPAIQRSPSGKADYRWAKSVATDADAGTDADAGTGTDAGTGTGTAN
- a CDS encoding ankyrin repeat domain-containing protein; translated protein: MNRRRQKKLARQLVDAAMFGRTARVRALLRAGAHPETADPEGTTPLYAASVQGALDTVRSLLEAGASPNTESGRGTEGTPLCAAACWGYADTVRELLAHGADPNLREDRGAGRTPLDWALAGPHPETADALRAAGARP
- a CDS encoding alpha/beta fold hydrolase, whose product is MSTSTPPTCSFTFTAHDGTELAYHVQGEGEPLLCLPGGAMRASAYLGDLGGLAAGRRLILLDLRGTGDSALPADPATYRVDHQVADVDALRGHLGLESADLLAHSAAGNLALLYAAAHPRRVRRLALITPTSWAVDLADSPETRLADVRGRAGREPYDKAIAAYERTLAALAAGGVPEEADRVAVMPLAYGRWDETARAHAALSPVQVNAEASAAFAGPGAFDPPATRAALGRFTGEALVLAGELDFNPSPALAARLAQLFERGVVDVQQGGGHFPWLDDAPWFAARIEQFLSTGA
- the paaK gene encoding phenylacetate--CoA ligase PaaK codes for the protein MGTYAQGHDGGADEGERMGRDELAALQLTRLRATLRRAYDRVPFYRQAFDKAGLHPDDCRSLSDLSLFPFTTKSDLRDQYPFGMFAVPRSEVRRIHASSGTTGRPTVVGYTDGDLSTWADVVARSIRAAGGRPGQIVHIAYGYGLFTGGLGAHYGAERLGCTVVPASGGMTDRQVRLIEDFRPEVIMVTPSYMLTLLDEMERQGIDPRATSLRTGIFGAEPWTEEMRREIEERLNIDAVDIYGLSEVMGPGVAQEFAETKDGLHIWEDHFYPEVVDPLTGAVLPEGEPGELVFTSLTKEAMPIVRYRTRDLTRLLPGTVRPAFRRMEKITGRSDDMIILRGVNLYPTQIEEVLLRTPALAPHFQLRLTRQGRLDALTVRVEARRESDAAQREAAAASVVRAVKEGVGVSVAVEVVDPETLERSVGKIKRLVDLREGGA
- a CDS encoding YhjD/YihY/BrkB family envelope integrity protein, which gives rise to MTSTFRRLHDRLQASHAGLAWSRGREMELMHRAMGFAALGFLTLVPLLVVVAAAAPGSGSGFGRWLGQALGVTEFSRERVEMLFGAADLALERTTAFGLAALAVFGLTFGSAVQTGYEKVWDLPTARWHTMWRHVVWLALLVCYLGLLVLIPAPSDDVPGTILGTTGDVIGTCLFFWTSQWILLGGRVRWRALLPGAACTSLGLLGLRVFSQLVFSPLIASNAVTYGPFGTLLVVQSWLVGVGFVVYGGALVGRLFHEHLVLRRLQAVALREDPEF